In Bosea vestrisii, the following are encoded in one genomic region:
- a CDS encoding DNA translocase FtsK has protein sequence MSGAEVPPGPVRYGRTPDKVRRQEVERVAAEVPAPLPESVPEAPVDPGRVRYWRTPRHMLQQVWGGASAEALVPEEQLQVEAEMAGEGDGALITPAVDVPLPEENPVEVVATPFAFLSDAAFWEFIPDAEQEDDAAFEAAPPVSAAKAPLVTAQPVTLAAAAEPVRAAPAPVPAAASATMTFGWTQPYRFELSLTPPALQVIAPLPVPAARAPAPKAQAPAPRRRIMGQLAPAAAPALAPVSRVAETEAAPASAQSKVSVVPAAPKLRAIAPQPRPTAFHGFELPPIEFLAEPPQIAATIPIELIQQNSGLLEGILEDFNVRGEVVQACPGPVVTLYELEPAPGTKSSRVISLADDIARSMSAISARVAVVQGKNAIGIELPNAKRETVFLRELLASQDFEGTKHKLALCLGKTIGGEPVIADLARMPHLLVAGTTGSGKSVAINTMILSILYRLKPEECRLIMVDPKMLELSVYDGIPHLLTPVVTDPKKAVVALKWAVREMEERYKKMSKLGVRNIDGFNVRVGEALAAGEVITRTVQTGFDKHSGEAIYEEEAMDLSPLPYIVVIVDEMADLMMVAGKEIEGTIQRLAQMARAAGIHVVLATQRPSVDVITGTIKANFPTRISFQVTSKIDSRTILGEMGAEQLLGQGDMLYMAGGGRITRVHGPFVSDAEVEKVVAHLKTQGRPDYLDAVTAEEEAAGAEDEDGAVFDKSGMGQAESDDPYEQAVAVVLRDKKASTSYIQRRLQIGYNRAASIMERMENEGIVGPANHAGKREILVEAGRAREDED, from the coding sequence GTGTCTGGAGCAGAGGTTCCGCCGGGGCCAGTCCGCTACGGGCGCACCCCCGACAAGGTCCGCCGGCAGGAGGTCGAGCGCGTCGCTGCCGAGGTGCCGGCTCCGCTGCCCGAGTCGGTGCCGGAAGCGCCTGTCGATCCCGGTCGCGTCCGCTATTGGCGGACCCCGCGGCACATGCTCCAGCAGGTCTGGGGAGGTGCCTCGGCCGAAGCGCTCGTGCCAGAAGAGCAACTGCAGGTCGAGGCCGAAATGGCCGGAGAGGGCGACGGTGCCTTGATCACTCCCGCGGTCGACGTGCCGCTGCCGGAGGAGAACCCGGTCGAGGTTGTCGCGACCCCGTTCGCCTTCCTCTCCGACGCCGCCTTCTGGGAGTTCATCCCGGATGCCGAGCAGGAGGACGACGCCGCGTTCGAGGCCGCGCCACCGGTTTCCGCAGCGAAGGCGCCGCTGGTGACGGCCCAGCCGGTCACGCTGGCGGCAGCGGCTGAGCCGGTGCGTGCCGCGCCTGCTCCGGTCCCGGCGGCTGCATCGGCGACGATGACGTTCGGCTGGACGCAGCCTTATCGTTTCGAGCTGAGTCTGACGCCGCCTGCTCTACAGGTCATTGCCCCGCTTCCGGTGCCGGCCGCTCGGGCTCCCGCGCCGAAGGCACAGGCTCCGGCGCCGCGCCGCAGGATCATGGGGCAGCTTGCTCCCGCTGCTGCTCCAGCCCTTGCACCGGTGTCGAGGGTCGCCGAGACGGAGGCCGCGCCTGCTTCAGCGCAGTCGAAGGTTTCGGTCGTGCCTGCGGCGCCAAAACTGCGCGCGATCGCTCCGCAGCCCAGACCGACCGCCTTTCATGGCTTCGAGCTGCCGCCGATCGAATTCCTGGCCGAGCCGCCGCAGATCGCGGCAACGATCCCGATCGAGCTCATCCAGCAGAATTCCGGCCTGCTCGAAGGGATTCTGGAGGACTTCAACGTCCGTGGCGAGGTCGTTCAGGCCTGCCCCGGCCCGGTCGTGACGTTGTACGAGCTCGAGCCCGCGCCCGGGACGAAGAGCTCCCGCGTCATCTCGCTCGCCGACGACATTGCGCGGTCGATGAGCGCGATCTCGGCGCGTGTCGCGGTGGTGCAGGGCAAGAACGCGATCGGCATCGAACTGCCCAATGCCAAGCGCGAGACCGTCTTCCTGCGCGAGCTCCTGGCCAGCCAGGACTTCGAGGGTACCAAGCACAAGCTGGCGCTCTGCCTCGGCAAGACCATCGGCGGCGAGCCGGTGATCGCCGACCTTGCTCGCATGCCGCATCTGCTCGTCGCCGGCACCACCGGCTCGGGCAAGTCGGTCGCGATCAACACCATGATCCTGTCGATCCTCTACCGGCTGAAGCCGGAGGAGTGCCGGCTGATCATGGTCGATCCCAAGATGCTCGAGCTCTCGGTCTATGACGGCATCCCGCATCTGCTCACCCCCGTCGTCACCGACCCGAAGAAGGCGGTGGTCGCGCTGAAATGGGCGGTGCGCGAGATGGAGGAGCGCTACAAGAAGATGTCGAAGCTCGGTGTGCGCAACATCGACGGCTTCAACGTCAGGGTCGGCGAGGCCTTGGCCGCCGGCGAGGTCATCACCCGCACGGTCCAGACCGGCTTCGACAAGCATTCGGGCGAGGCGATCTACGAGGAGGAGGCGATGGACCTGTCGCCTCTGCCTTATATCGTCGTGATCGTCGACGAGATGGCCGACCTGATGATGGTCGCCGGCAAGGAGATCGAGGGCACGATCCAGCGCCTGGCGCAGATGGCCCGCGCCGCCGGCATCCATGTCGTGCTGGCGACGCAGCGTCCCTCGGTCGACGTGATCACCGGCACGATCAAGGCGAACTTCCCGACCCGGATCTCCTTCCAGGTCACCAGCAAGATCGACTCGCGCACCATCCTCGGCGAGATGGGCGCCGAGCAGCTGCTCGGCCAGGGCGACATGCTCTACATGGCCGGCGGCGGCCGGATCACCCGCGTGCACGGGCCGTTCGTCTCGGACGCCGAGGTCGAGAAGGTCGTGGCGCATCTGAAGACGCAAGGACGCCCGGACTATCTCGACGCGGTCACCGCCGAGGAGGAGGCCGCCGGAGCCGAGGACGAGGACGGGGCGGTCTTCGACAAGAGCGGCATGGGCCAGGCCGAGAGCGACGACCCCTATGAGCAGGCGGTCGCGGTCGTGCTGCGCGACAAGAAGGCCTCGACCTCCTACATCCAGCGCCGCCTGCAGATCGGCTACAACCGCGCCGCCTCGATCATGGAGCGGATGGAGAACGAGGGCATCGTCGGACCGGCAAACCACGCCGGAAAACGCGAGATCCTCGTCGAAGCAGGAAGAGCACGCGAAGACGAGGACTGA
- a CDS encoding YncE family protein — translation MLRTTLLRTTLTLCAIAGAQQVMAKDYFLASGRWDNVVLVIDLEKAIDPANDGTPKAVVNRLRVTPDIQVDGKTVVSSGQPISIAIAPDYRRAYVVNHSGRTAPEAAAAFQHGHAGTVTVVDLKKALDPASNGTLGAVEGYIETGGFGPTGFAIAADGKHAVLAHAEQEGDEDGGRHLSIVDLSTNKVIRKVEQAFGKPGFPCPPNPIPHRAPDPKFGCFPDTNGVTISPLGGGTIFGANGGTDDITVMSFAKAIAGENGAEIARIPVQAGGFGISTSPDGKLVAHASRENAQTDTPGNTVSIVDVEKALSDPGKAEVARVLVGTDDKATPTRPFVAAFLPDGKRILSTQFRSNNIDIIDVAKALAGQPATIKRVELKTPGGEPSRPRGIAITPDGKYAAITGAPKGKPNSSVVWIVDLASYEVKGRVTEIGNESYMIGAFQAD, via the coding sequence ATGCTGCGGACGACGCTTCTCAGGACTACCCTGACGCTCTGCGCCATAGCAGGTGCGCAGCAGGTCATGGCGAAAGACTATTTCCTTGCCAGCGGACGCTGGGACAATGTCGTCCTGGTCATCGATCTCGAAAAGGCGATCGACCCCGCCAATGACGGGACACCAAAAGCCGTCGTCAATCGCCTGCGCGTCACGCCGGACATCCAGGTCGACGGCAAGACCGTGGTTTCGAGTGGCCAGCCGATCTCGATCGCGATAGCGCCGGACTATCGACGGGCCTATGTCGTCAATCACTCCGGCCGCACGGCGCCGGAAGCGGCAGCGGCCTTCCAGCATGGCCATGCCGGCACGGTAACGGTCGTCGATCTCAAGAAGGCGCTCGATCCGGCGAGCAACGGCACGCTCGGCGCCGTCGAAGGCTATATCGAGACCGGCGGCTTCGGCCCGACGGGCTTTGCCATCGCCGCCGACGGCAAGCATGCGGTCCTTGCCCATGCCGAGCAGGAGGGCGACGAGGATGGCGGGCGCCATCTCAGCATCGTCGACCTCTCGACCAACAAGGTTATCCGCAAGGTCGAGCAGGCCTTCGGTAAGCCCGGCTTTCCCTGCCCGCCCAATCCGATCCCGCATCGCGCGCCCGATCCGAAATTCGGCTGCTTCCCCGACACCAACGGCGTCACCATCAGCCCGCTCGGCGGCGGCACGATCTTCGGCGCCAATGGCGGCACCGACGACATCACGGTGATGAGCTTCGCCAAGGCGATCGCCGGCGAGAACGGGGCGGAGATCGCGCGCATCCCGGTCCAGGCCGGTGGCTTCGGCATCTCGACCAGCCCGGACGGCAAGCTCGTGGCCCATGCCTCGCGCGAGAACGCCCAGACCGATACGCCCGGCAACACGGTCAGCATCGTCGATGTCGAAAAGGCGCTGAGCGATCCCGGCAAGGCCGAGGTGGCGCGTGTGCTCGTCGGCACCGACGACAAGGCGACGCCGACGCGCCCGTTCGTCGCGGCCTTCCTGCCGGACGGCAAGCGCATCCTGTCGACCCAGTTCCGCTCGAACAACATCGACATCATCGATGTCGCCAAGGCGCTCGCCGGCCAGCCCGCGACAATCAAGCGCGTCGAATTGAAGACGCCAGGCGGCGAACCGTCGCGGCCGCGTGGCATCGCGATCACGCCGGACGGGAAATACGCGGCGATCACCGGCGCGCCGAAGGGCAAACCCAACTCCAGCGTCGTCTGGATCGTCGACCTGGCGAGCTATGAGGTGAAGGGTCGCGTCACCGAAATCGGCAATGAAAGCTACATGATCGGCGCCTTCCAGGCCGACTGA
- a CDS encoding FAD-binding and (Fe-S)-binding domain-containing protein, whose amino-acid sequence MTQAALPRPHSRNLGFERKLSQALEGEVRFDAFTRGRYATDASIYQIVPEGVAFPKSEADIAAALTIAAEHGVPVIARGGGTSQNGQPIGDALILDMSRHFNAIHDYDPTSRTVSVEPGIVLEALNGHVKKDGLFFPVEPSTASRCTIGGMVGNNSSGARSLRYGKMVDNVVALKAMFHDGEPFALGEGPVGDNASPRARALMETMLALADRHRDEIEAIFPKVQRRVGGYNLDELIVPRPNLSHLLVGSEGTLALTTQATLKLSALPQHRVMGVCHFPNFRAAMETTQHLVALGPVAVELVDNNVLVLGADIPLFVRTLADITKGKPNCLLLVEFAGDDLAALKGDLRRLEQCMADHGFPDAVVEVVEPARQKPVWDVREACLNIMMSMKGDGKPVSFIEDCAVPLEHLADYTDAVTALFERHGTRGTWYAHASVGCLHVRPILNMKTEAGVKAMRGIAEEACELVRRFKGSFSGEHGDGISRSDFVEPMFGGPLTRAFEAVKDGFDPDNRLNPGKIVRPYHMDDRSLMRFAPGYATPVPAETALDWSDWGGLGGAVEMCNNNGTCRKMAGGTMCPSYRATRDEQHLTRGRANTLRLAISGQLGEEAFTSPEMKQTLDLCVSCKGCKRDCPTGVDMSRMKVEFLHHYHAKHGLPLKERLIAFLPRYAPVAAKLAPLMNLRDRIPLLAKLSERWLGFSARRSLPVWRKPWREAAMPSDPSVVKGDGRDIVLFGDTFNRYFERENLEAAERVLLAGGYRLHRVAAAGGGRPLCCGRTFLSAGLVDEARAEARRTLDALAPFVARGARIVGLEPSCLMSFRDEFGALLPKAEVEPLAKAALLVEELLAADMAAGRTSLPLRDQSGRVAHLHGHCHQKAFDAMGAVEKTLRAVPGLEVKPIESSCCGMSGAFGYGATTIDVSLAMGELSLLPAVRKAASDDLIVADGTSCRHQIHDGAGREAVHVVRVLDEALKEHGTPT is encoded by the coding sequence ATGACGCAGGCCGCGCTGCCGCGCCCGCACAGCCGCAATCTCGGCTTCGAACGCAAGCTGTCGCAGGCGCTGGAAGGGGAGGTGCGCTTCGACGCCTTCACCCGCGGGCGCTACGCCACCGACGCCTCAATCTACCAGATCGTGCCTGAAGGCGTCGCCTTCCCGAAGAGCGAGGCCGACATCGCGGCGGCGCTGACGATCGCGGCCGAGCACGGCGTCCCGGTGATCGCGCGCGGCGGCGGCACCTCGCAGAACGGCCAGCCGATCGGCGATGCGCTGATCCTCGACATGAGCCGGCATTTCAACGCGATCCACGACTACGACCCGACCTCGCGGACGGTCTCGGTCGAGCCCGGCATCGTGCTCGAAGCGCTGAACGGCCACGTGAAAAAGGACGGCCTGTTCTTCCCGGTCGAACCCTCGACGGCGAGCCGCTGCACCATCGGCGGCATGGTCGGCAACAACTCGTCGGGCGCGCGCTCGCTGCGCTATGGCAAGATGGTCGACAATGTCGTCGCGCTGAAGGCGATGTTCCATGACGGCGAGCCCTTCGCGCTCGGCGAGGGGCCGGTCGGCGACAACGCCTCGCCGCGGGCGCGAGCGCTGATGGAGACGATGCTGGCGCTGGCCGACCGGCACCGCGACGAGATCGAGGCGATCTTCCCCAAGGTGCAGCGGCGCGTCGGCGGCTATAATCTCGACGAGTTGATCGTGCCCCGGCCGAACCTGTCGCACCTTCTGGTCGGCTCGGAGGGCACGCTCGCACTGACGACGCAGGCGACCTTGAAGCTCTCAGCCTTGCCGCAGCACCGCGTCATGGGCGTCTGCCATTTCCCGAACTTCCGCGCGGCGATGGAGACGACGCAGCATCTCGTCGCGCTCGGGCCGGTCGCGGTCGAGCTCGTGGACAACAATGTGCTGGTCCTGGGCGCCGACATCCCGCTCTTCGTGCGCACGCTCGCCGATATCACCAAGGGCAAGCCGAACTGCCTACTGCTGGTCGAGTTCGCCGGCGACGACCTCGCCGCTCTGAAGGGCGACCTCAGGCGGCTCGAACAGTGCATGGCCGATCATGGCTTTCCCGATGCGGTGGTCGAGGTCGTCGAGCCCGCGCGGCAGAAGCCGGTCTGGGACGTCCGCGAAGCCTGCCTCAACATCATGATGTCGATGAAGGGCGACGGTAAGCCGGTCTCCTTCATCGAGGACTGTGCCGTCCCGCTCGAGCACCTCGCCGACTACACCGACGCGGTCACCGCCCTGTTCGAGCGGCACGGCACGCGCGGCACCTGGTACGCCCACGCCTCGGTCGGCTGCCTGCATGTCCGGCCGATCCTCAACATGAAGACGGAAGCCGGGGTGAAGGCGATGCGCGGCATCGCCGAGGAGGCCTGCGAGCTGGTGCGCCGCTTCAAGGGCTCGTTCTCGGGCGAGCATGGCGACGGCATCTCGCGCTCGGATTTCGTCGAGCCGATGTTCGGCGGACCGCTGACCCGCGCCTTCGAGGCGGTCAAGGACGGGTTCGATCCGGACAACCGGCTCAATCCCGGCAAGATCGTCCGGCCCTACCATATGGACGACCGCAGCCTGATGCGCTTTGCGCCGGGCTACGCCACGCCGGTGCCGGCCGAGACCGCGCTCGACTGGTCCGACTGGGGCGGGCTCGGCGGCGCGGTCGAGATGTGCAACAACAACGGCACCTGCCGGAAGATGGCCGGCGGCACGATGTGCCCGTCATATAGGGCGACGCGGGACGAGCAGCACCTAACTCGCGGGCGCGCCAATACGCTGCGGCTCGCCATCTCCGGTCAGCTCGGCGAGGAAGCCTTCACCTCGCCGGAGATGAAGCAGACGCTCGATCTCTGCGTCTCCTGCAAGGGCTGCAAGCGCGACTGCCCGACCGGCGTCGACATGTCCAGGATGAAGGTCGAGTTCCTGCATCACTACCACGCGAAGCATGGCCTGCCGCTGAAGGAGCGCTTGATCGCCTTCCTGCCGCGCTATGCGCCGGTGGCCGCGAAGCTCGCGCCGTTGATGAACCTGCGCGACCGGATCCCGCTTCTGGCCAAGCTAAGCGAACGCTGGCTCGGCTTCTCGGCGCGGCGTTCGCTGCCGGTCTGGCGCAAGCCGTGGCGCGAGGCGGCCATGCCATCCGACCCCTCCGTCGTGAAGGGCGATGGCCGCGACATCGTGCTCTTCGGCGACACCTTCAACCGCTATTTCGAGCGCGAGAATCTGGAGGCGGCCGAGCGCGTGCTGCTGGCCGGTGGCTATCGCTTGCATCGTGTTGCGGCTGCTGGGGGAGGCCGGCCGCTCTGCTGCGGGCGCACCTTCCTCTCGGCCGGGCTGGTCGACGAGGCCCGTGCCGAGGCGCGGCGGACCCTTGACGCACTCGCGCCTTTTGTTGCCAGGGGCGCGCGGATCGTCGGGCTCGAACCCTCCTGCCTGATGAGCTTCCGCGACGAGTTCGGCGCACTGCTGCCGAAGGCCGAGGTCGAGCCATTGGCCAAGGCGGCGCTGCTGGTCGAGGAACTGCTGGCCGCCGACATGGCCGCGGGCCGGACCAGCCTGCCATTGCGCGACCAAAGCGGGCGCGTCGCACATCTGCACGGGCACTGCCACCAGAAGGCCTTCGACGCGATGGGCGCGGTCGAAAAGACGTTGCGCGCCGTGCCGGGCCTCGAGGTCAAACCGATCGAATCGAGCTGCTGCGGCATGTCGGGCGCATTCGGCTATGGCGCCACGACGATCGACGTTTCCCTCGCCATGGGCGAGCTCTCGCTGCTGCCGGCGGTACGCAAGGCGGCCAGCGATGACCTGATCGTCGCCGACGGCACGAGCTGTCGCCACCAGATCCATGACGGCGCCGGCCGCGAGGCGGTGCATGTCGTCAGGGTGCTGGACGAGGCGCTGAAGGAGCACGGCACACCGACATAG
- a CDS encoding tripartite tricarboxylate transporter permease has translation MDDLSSLIAGFQVALSWHNIGFMAVGVILGIIVGVLPGLGGPNGVAILLPLTFGMDPTSAIILLSSIYWGALFGGAITSILFNIPGEAWSVATTFDGYPMAVQGKAAEALTAAFTASFIGALSGVVLITFVAPLVAQFALKFGPAEFFAVFLLTFCSFIGMGRENRAKIIASLCIGFLLAAVGLDSISGDLRMTFGSTELMRGFDFLIVVIGLFGVSEILLTVEEGLVFKGKQAKIDLKVVLRTWAGLPRYWATLVRSAIVGMWMGVTPGGAIAASFMGYGLAKRFSKRGKNFGKGEIEGVLAPETAAHAAGTSALLPMLALGIPGSATAAVLLGGLLVWGLQPGPMLFVEQKEFVWGLIASMYLGNLAGLIIVLATVPLFAAIMRIPFSFVAPVILIVCAIGAYTISNSIFDIWLMLIFGVVGYVFKKLDYPLAPMILALVLGDRAEDAFRQALLGSGGSLGVFWANGLVTTLVVLALLLLCWGPASDAIAALRGRGRSEAEPAEAAR, from the coding sequence ATGGACGACCTCTCCTCGCTCATCGCCGGCTTCCAGGTCGCGCTCTCCTGGCACAATATCGGCTTCATGGCGGTCGGCGTCATTCTCGGCATCATCGTCGGGGTGCTGCCGGGCTTGGGTGGGCCGAACGGCGTCGCGATCCTGCTGCCACTGACCTTCGGCATGGACCCGACCTCGGCGATCATCCTGCTCTCGTCGATCTACTGGGGCGCGCTGTTCGGCGGCGCGATCACCTCGATCCTGTTCAACATCCCGGGCGAGGCCTGGTCGGTCGCGACCACCTTCGACGGTTATCCGATGGCGGTGCAGGGCAAGGCGGCGGAAGCGCTGACTGCCGCCTTCACCGCCTCCTTCATCGGCGCGCTCTCCGGCGTGGTGCTGATCACCTTCGTCGCGCCGCTGGTCGCGCAGTTCGCGCTCAAATTCGGTCCGGCCGAGTTCTTCGCGGTCTTCCTCCTGACCTTCTGCTCCTTCATCGGCATGGGCCGCGAGAACCGCGCCAAGATCATCGCCTCGCTCTGCATCGGCTTCCTGCTTGCCGCTGTCGGCCTCGATTCGATCTCCGGCGACCTGCGCATGACCTTCGGCTCGACCGAGCTGATGCGCGGCTTCGACTTCCTGATCGTCGTCATTGGCCTGTTCGGCGTCAGCGAGATTCTGCTGACGGTCGAGGAGGGGCTGGTGTTCAAGGGCAAGCAGGCCAAGATCGACCTCAAGGTCGTGCTGCGGACCTGGGCCGGCCTGCCGCGCTACTGGGCGACATTGGTGCGCTCGGCGATCGTCGGCATGTGGATGGGCGTGACGCCGGGCGGCGCCATCGCCGCTTCCTTCATGGGCTACGGCCTCGCCAAGCGCTTCTCGAAGCGAGGCAAGAATTTCGGCAAGGGCGAGATCGAGGGCGTGCTGGCGCCCGAGACCGCCGCGCACGCCGCCGGCACCAGCGCGCTCCTGCCGATGCTGGCGCTCGGCATTCCCGGCTCGGCGACCGCGGCGGTGCTGCTCGGGGGCCTGCTAGTCTGGGGGCTGCAACCCGGGCCGATGCTGTTCGTCGAGCAGAAGGAATTCGTCTGGGGGCTGATCGCCTCGATGTATCTCGGCAATCTCGCTGGGCTGATCATCGTGCTGGCGACGGTGCCGCTCTTCGCCGCGATCATGCGGATACCGTTCTCCTTCGTCGCGCCGGTGATCCTGATCGTCTGCGCGATCGGCGCCTACACGATCTCGAACTCGATCTTCGACATCTGGCTGATGCTGATCTTCGGCGTCGTCGGCTATGTCTTCAAGAAACTCGACTACCCGCTCGCCCCGATGATCCTGGCGCTGGTGCTGGGCGATCGGGCAGAGGACGCCTTCCGTCAGGCACTACTCGGCTCGGGCGGCTCGCTCGGTGTCTTCTGGGCCAACGGGCTGGTCACGACGCTGGTGGTACTCGCCTTGCTGCTGCTCTGCTGGGGCCCTGCCAGCGATGCGATTGCGGCACTGCGCGGCCGCGGTCGGAGCGAAGCAGAACCCGCAGAGGCTGCCCGATGA
- a CDS encoding tripartite tricarboxylate transporter TctB family protein: MSSPSETETPERGISRRPVEIATALLLIGLAGIVLYDSHGRGAGWDGGPQNGFFPARVGWIFLAASLFILWQSFRRPDGVFVTYEQLRQVVRVLGPLVLFVALIQPLGIYVASAVFIVAFMGVVGTSRWWSIGLTALLVPVVCFWVFELQFRVPLPKGPLEAMLGY; the protein is encoded by the coding sequence ATGTCGAGCCCTAGCGAAACCGAAACACCCGAACGCGGCATCTCGCGCCGGCCGGTCGAAATCGCCACGGCGCTGCTGCTGATCGGGCTCGCGGGAATCGTCCTCTACGACTCGCATGGCCGCGGCGCCGGCTGGGATGGCGGCCCACAGAACGGCTTCTTCCCGGCTCGCGTCGGCTGGATTTTCCTCGCCGCCTCGCTCTTCATCCTCTGGCAGTCCTTCCGCCGGCCGGACGGGGTCTTCGTCACCTATGAGCAGTTGCGGCAGGTCGTCAGGGTGCTGGGGCCGCTCGTCCTGTTCGTGGCGCTGATCCAGCCGCTCGGGATCTATGTCGCCTCGGCGGTCTTCATTGTTGCCTTCATGGGGGTGGTCGGCACTTCGCGCTGGTGGTCGATCGGGCTGACGGCACTGCTCGTGCCGGTCGTGTGCTTCTGGGTCTTCGAATTGCAGTTCCGCGTGCCCCTGCCGAAGGGTCCGCTGGAAGCCATGCTCGGCTATTGA
- a CDS encoding Bug family tripartite tricarboxylate transporter substrate binding protein — MKQHWLAATAIMAAGIGPAAAWEPTKPIEIVVPFSAGGASDQMARTIQGIIQKQQFTKQPIIVVNKPAAGGAEGMLDIQKSAGDPHKLITTSSGIFMTPMATKLALNWTDYTPVAMLAQDSFLLWVNAKAPYKNAGDLMTAAKSANPAMKIGGTSSKREDNLLVFAMEKQGGTKFAYIPYTSGGQASTQLSGGHVEATTNNPAEDLANWRGGATRPLCVFAEQKMAYTEKVADGQSWADIPTCASQGLNVSYQMLRGMFMPGKVSKEQQAFYVDLFKKVSETPEWKEYLARNALAADYRDGEAFVSFLKADEAKHEKLMTEAGFMAK; from the coding sequence ATGAAGCAGCACTGGTTGGCCGCGACCGCAATTATGGCTGCCGGCATCGGACCCGCAGCCGCCTGGGAGCCGACGAAGCCGATCGAGATCGTGGTGCCGTTCTCGGCAGGCGGGGCCTCCGACCAGATGGCGCGGACGATCCAGGGCATCATCCAGAAGCAGCAATTCACCAAGCAGCCGATCATCGTCGTCAACAAGCCGGCTGCCGGCGGCGCCGAGGGCATGCTCGACATCCAGAAATCGGCTGGCGATCCGCACAAGCTGATCACCACCTCGAGCGGCATCTTCATGACGCCGATGGCGACCAAGCTGGCGCTGAACTGGACCGACTACACCCCGGTCGCGATGCTGGCGCAGGATTCCTTCCTGCTCTGGGTCAACGCCAAGGCCCCTTACAAGAATGCCGGCGACCTGATGACGGCGGCCAAGAGCGCCAATCCGGCGATGAAGATCGGCGGCACCTCGTCCAAGCGCGAGGACAATCTGCTCGTCTTCGCCATGGAGAAGCAGGGCGGCACCAAATTCGCCTACATCCCCTACACCTCCGGCGGCCAGGCCTCGACGCAGTTGTCGGGCGGGCATGTCGAGGCCACCACCAACAACCCGGCTGAGGATCTCGCCAACTGGCGTGGCGGCGCCACGCGTCCGCTTTGCGTCTTCGCCGAGCAGAAGATGGCCTATACCGAGAAGGTCGCGGACGGGCAGTCCTGGGCCGACATCCCGACCTGCGCCTCGCAGGGGCTGAATGTCAGCTACCAGATGCTGCGCGGCATGTTCATGCCCGGCAAGGTCAGCAAGGAGCAGCAGGCCTTCTATGTCGACCTGTTCAAGAAGGTCTCCGAGACGCCGGAGTGGAAAGAGTACCTCGCCCGCAATGCACTGGCGGCGGATTATCGCGACGGCGAAGCTTTCGTTTCCTTCCTGAAGGCTGACGAGGCGAAGCACGAGAAGCTGATGACCGAAGCCGGCTTCATGGCGAAGTGA
- a CDS encoding pyridoxal-phosphate-dependent aminotransferase family protein, which produces MQGRHFLHIPGPSPIPDRILRATAMPIIDHRSAEFAALGKTVLEGSKAVFKTTHPVVIYPSSGTGAWEAAIVNTLSPGDTVLMAETGHFATLWKNIATRFGIEVEFIPGDWRRGADPAAIEARLAEDRARRIKAVMVVHNETSTGATSRVAEIRKAIDAAGHPALFMVDTISSLASVDYRHDEWQVDVTVSGSQKGLMLPPGLGFNAVSEKALAASKSNTLPRSFWDWEEMIRINAGGFFPYTPATNLLYGLKEALAMLQEEGLDQVFARHQRLGSACRAAVKAWGLEVLCENPAEQSPVLTGVLMPPSHDADRFRKIALEKFNISLGSGLGKVAGKVFRIGHLGECNELALLGALSGVEMGLAAAGVPHRSGGVAAAMADLEGREPSNAAKVAAVA; this is translated from the coding sequence ATGCAAGGGCGTCACTTCCTGCACATTCCCGGCCCGAGCCCGATTCCGGACCGGATCCTGCGCGCCACCGCGATGCCGATCATCGACCATCGCAGTGCCGAGTTCGCAGCGCTCGGCAAGACGGTGCTGGAGGGCAGCAAGGCCGTCTTCAAGACGACTCACCCCGTGGTGATCTACCCCTCCTCCGGCACCGGCGCCTGGGAAGCGGCGATCGTCAACACGCTCTCGCCCGGCGACACCGTGCTGATGGCCGAAACCGGGCATTTCGCGACGCTGTGGAAGAATATCGCGACGCGCTTCGGCATCGAGGTCGAGTTCATCCCCGGCGACTGGCGCCGCGGCGCCGACCCCGCTGCGATCGAAGCGAGGCTCGCCGAGGACAGGGCCCGCAGGATCAAGGCGGTGATGGTCGTCCACAACGAGACCTCGACCGGCGCGACCAGCCGCGTCGCCGAGATCCGCAAGGCGATCGACGCCGCCGGCCACCCGGCCCTGTTCATGGTCGACACCATCTCCTCGCTCGCCTCGGTCGACTACCGCCATGACGAATGGCAGGTCGACGTCACCGTCTCAGGCTCGCAGAAGGGACTGATGCTGCCGCCCGGCCTCGGCTTCAACGCCGTCTCGGAAAAGGCGCTCGCAGCCTCGAAGAGCAACACACTGCCGCGCTCCTTCTGGGACTGGGAGGAGATGATCAGGATCAATGCCGGCGGCTTCTTCCCCTACACCCCGGCGACCAACCTCCTCTACGGGTTGAAGGAGGCGCTCGCCATGCTGCAGGAGGAAGGGCTGGACCAGGTCTTCGCCCGCCATCAGCGCCTCGGGAGTGCCTGCCGTGCCGCGGTCAAGGCCTGGGGATTGGAAGTGCTCTGCGAGAACCCGGCCGAGCAGTCGCCGGTCCTGACCGGGGTGCTGATGCCGCCGAGCCACGATGCCGACCGCTTCCGCAAGATCGCGCTGGAGAAGTTCAACATCTCGCTCGGCTCCGGCCTCGGCAAGGTCGCCGGCAAGGTCTTCCGCATCGGCCATCTCGGCGAGTGCAACGAACTCGCTTTGCTCGGCGCCCTCTCCGGTGTCGAGATGGGCCTTGCGGCTGCAGGCGTGCCGCATCGCAGCGGCGGCGTCGCAGCAGCCATGGCCGATCTCGAAGGGCGCGAGCCAAGCAACGCGGCGAAGGTCGCGGCCGTCGCCTGA